A genomic stretch from Enterobacter dykesii includes:
- the treR gene encoding trehalose operon repressor TreR, translating into MQNRLTIKDIARLSGVGKSTVSRVLNNESGVSERTRERVEAVMNQHGFSPSRSARAMRGQSDKVVAIIVSRLDSLSENLAVQTMLPAFYEQGYDPIMMESQFSVQLVEEHLGMLQRRNIDGVVLFGFTGIKDEMLKPWQPSLVLLARDAHGFASVCYDDEGAIVTLMQRLYEQGHRHISYLGVPHADVTTGKRRHEAYLAFCKQHNLSAVASLPGLGMKQGYEQVASVLTPQTTALVCATDTLALGASKYLQEQRIDNLQVASVGSTPLMKFLHPEIITVDPGYAESGRQAAAQLIEQINGRSEPRQIVIPAHLS; encoded by the coding sequence ATGCAGAACCGCCTTACGATTAAAGACATCGCGCGTTTAAGCGGCGTGGGGAAATCGACCGTCTCGCGCGTGCTGAACAACGAAAGCGGCGTCAGCGAACGCACCCGCGAGCGCGTTGAGGCGGTCATGAATCAGCACGGTTTTTCCCCTTCCCGCTCCGCGCGCGCCATGCGCGGGCAGAGTGACAAAGTCGTCGCCATCATTGTCTCGCGTCTGGACTCTCTGTCTGAAAACCTCGCCGTGCAGACCATGCTGCCCGCCTTCTACGAGCAGGGGTATGATCCGATCATGATGGAGAGCCAGTTCTCTGTGCAGCTGGTTGAAGAGCATCTGGGGATGCTCCAGCGGCGCAACATTGATGGCGTGGTGCTGTTCGGTTTTACCGGCATTAAGGACGAGATGCTGAAACCCTGGCAGCCTTCGCTGGTTCTGCTGGCACGCGATGCACACGGGTTTGCCTCCGTCTGCTACGACGATGAAGGGGCAATCGTGACCCTGATGCAGCGTCTGTACGAGCAAGGCCATCGCCACATCAGCTATCTGGGCGTGCCGCACGCGGACGTTACCACCGGCAAGCGCCGCCACGAGGCGTATCTGGCCTTTTGCAAACAGCACAATCTCTCCGCCGTGGCCTCCCTGCCGGGGCTGGGCATGAAGCAGGGCTACGAGCAGGTCGCCAGCGTACTGACGCCGCAGACCACGGCGCTGGTGTGCGCCACGGATACCCTGGCGCTGGGTGCCAGCAAATATCTACAGGAGCAGCGCATCGATAACCTGCAGGTGGCGAGCGTCGGCAGCACGCCGCTGATGAAGTTCCTGCACCCGGAGATCATCACCGTCGATCCGGGCTACGCCGAGTCCGGCAGACAGGCCGCCGCGCAGCTGATCGAGCAGATAAACGGGCGTTCAGAGCCCCGTCAGATCGTCATTCCCGCTCACCTTTCGTAA
- the treC gene encoding alpha,alpha-phosphotrehalase, whose translation MNTLPHWWQNGVIYQIYPKSFQDTTGSGTGDLRGVTQRLDYLKTLGIDAIWLTPFYISPQVDNGYDVANYTAIDPAYGTLDDFDELVSRAHERGIRIVLDMVFNHTSTQHAWFRESLNKESPYRQFYIWRDGTPEQLPNNWRSKFGGNAWRWHAESEQYYLHLFAPEQADLNWENPEVRAELKKVCEFWADRGVDGLRLDVINLISKVQDFPDDNTGDGRRYYTDGPRVHEYLQEMSRDIFTPRNLMTVGEMSSTSLENCQQYASLDGSELSMTFNFHHLKVDYPGGVKWTKAKPDFVALKTLFRHWQQGMHNKAWNALFWCNHDQPRIVSRFGDEGEYRVQAAKMLGMVLHGMQGTPYIYQGEELGMTNPHFSRITDYRDVESLNMFAELRANGREPDELLTILASKSRDNGRTPMQWDASHNAGFTEGEPWIGVCDNYETVNARAALDDPDSVFYTYQSLISLRKTLPVLTWGDYEDLLPEHPSLWCYRRQWQGQTLMVAANLSNTPQEWQADALSAKSQVLMSNYPAPQITLLRPFEAVWWLQQ comes from the coding sequence ATGAATACCCTTCCTCACTGGTGGCAGAACGGCGTCATCTATCAGATTTACCCAAAGAGTTTCCAGGATACCACCGGCAGCGGCACCGGCGATCTGCGCGGCGTGACGCAGCGTCTGGACTACCTGAAAACCCTCGGCATCGACGCCATCTGGCTGACGCCGTTTTATATCTCACCGCAGGTGGATAACGGCTACGACGTGGCGAATTACACCGCCATCGACCCGGCGTACGGCACGCTGGATGATTTCGACGAGCTGGTTTCCAGGGCCCACGAGCGCGGCATCCGCATCGTGCTGGACATGGTGTTTAACCACACCTCCACGCAGCACGCCTGGTTCCGCGAGTCGCTGAACAAAGAGAGCCCGTACCGCCAGTTCTACATCTGGCGCGACGGTACGCCGGAGCAGCTTCCCAACAACTGGCGCTCCAAGTTCGGCGGTAACGCCTGGCGCTGGCACGCCGAGAGCGAGCAGTATTACCTGCACCTGTTCGCCCCGGAGCAGGCTGACCTCAACTGGGAAAACCCTGAAGTGCGCGCCGAGCTGAAAAAAGTGTGCGAGTTCTGGGCCGATCGCGGCGTGGACGGCTTGCGTCTCGACGTGATTAACCTGATTTCGAAAGTTCAGGATTTCCCGGACGACAACACCGGAGACGGTCGCCGCTATTACACAGACGGGCCGCGCGTTCACGAATATCTGCAGGAGATGAGCCGGGACATCTTCACCCCGCGCAACCTGATGACGGTGGGCGAGATGTCCTCGACCTCGCTGGAGAACTGCCAGCAGTACGCGTCGCTCGACGGAAGCGAGCTGTCGATGACCTTTAACTTCCATCATCTGAAGGTGGACTACCCCGGCGGCGTAAAGTGGACGAAGGCGAAGCCGGACTTCGTGGCGCTAAAAACCCTCTTCCGCCACTGGCAGCAGGGGATGCACAACAAAGCCTGGAACGCGCTGTTCTGGTGTAATCACGATCAGCCGCGCATCGTGTCGCGCTTCGGTGACGAAGGAGAATACCGCGTTCAGGCCGCAAAGATGCTCGGCATGGTGCTGCACGGCATGCAGGGCACGCCGTATATCTATCAGGGCGAAGAGCTGGGGATGACCAACCCGCACTTCAGCCGCATCACCGATTACCGCGACGTGGAGAGCCTGAACATGTTCGCCGAACTGCGCGCCAACGGCCGCGAACCGGATGAATTGCTGACGATTCTGGCGAGTAAGTCCCGCGATAATGGCCGCACCCCAATGCAGTGGGACGCGTCGCACAATGCGGGCTTTACCGAGGGCGAGCCGTGGATTGGCGTCTGCGATAACTACGAGACGGTGAACGCCCGCGCGGCGCTGGACGACCCGGATTCGGTGTTCTATACCTACCAGTCGCTGATTAGCCTGCGCAAAACTCTGCCGGTGCTGACGTGGGGGGATTATGAGGATCTCCTGCCGGAACATCCTTCTCTTTGGTGCTACCGTCGTCAGTGGCAGGGGCAGACGCTGATGGTGGCGGCGAACCTGAGTAATACGCCTCAGGAATGGCAGGCAGACGCCCTCAGCGCTAAGTCGCAGGTGCTAATGAGTAACTATCCGGCACCGCAAATTACGTTGCTCCGTCCGTTTGAAGCGGTCTGGTGGTTGCAGCAGTAA
- the nrdD gene encoding anaerobic ribonucleoside-triphosphate reductase, which produces MTPHVMKRDGCKVPFKSERIQEAILRAAKAAGVDDADYCATVAEVVSSQMNERSQVDISEIQTAVENQLMAGPYKQLARAYIEYRHDRDVQREKRGRLNQEIRGLVEQTNSALLNENANKDSKVIPTQRDLLAGIVAKHYARQHLLPRDVVSAHERGEIHYHDLDYSPFFPMFNCMLIDLKGMLTHGFKMGNAEIEPPKSISTATAVTAQIIAQVASHIYGGTTINRIDEVLAPFVTASFNKHRKTAEEWQIPDADGYAHSRTEKECYDAFQSLEYEVNTLHTANGQTPFVTFGFGLGTSWESRLIQQSILRNRISGLGKNRKTAVFPKLVFAIRDGLNHKFGDPNYDIKQLALECASKRMYPDILNYDQVVKVTGSFKTPMGCRSFLGVYEDENGEQIHDGRNNLGVISLNLPRIALEAKGNEAEFWTLLDERLQLARKALMTRIARLEGVKARVAPILYMEGACGVRLKADDDVSEIFKNGRASISLGYIGIHETINALAGDTHMYDSEALREKGIAIVQRLRDAVDQWKEETGYGFSLYSTPSENLCDRFCRLDTAEFGIVEGVTDKGYYTNSFHLDVEKKVNPYDKIDFEAAYPPIASGGFICYGEYPNIQHNLKALEDVWDYSYQHVPYYGTNTPIDECYECGFTGEFECTSKGFTCPKCGNHDAARVSVTRRVCGYLGSPDARPFNAGKQEEVKRRVKHLGNGQIG; this is translated from the coding sequence ATGACACCGCATGTGATGAAACGTGATGGCTGTAAAGTGCCGTTTAAATCAGAGCGCATCCAGGAAGCCATTCTGCGTGCAGCTAAAGCAGCGGGAGTCGATGACGCAGATTACTGCGCCACCGTCGCAGAAGTCGTTAGCAGCCAGATGAACGAACGCAGCCAGGTCGATATCAGTGAGATCCAGACCGCGGTTGAGAACCAGCTGATGGCGGGGCCTTACAAGCAGCTGGCGCGCGCCTACATTGAGTACCGTCACGATCGTGACGTGCAGCGTGAGAAGCGCGGTCGTCTGAACCAGGAGATCCGTGGCCTGGTGGAGCAGACCAACTCCGCCCTGCTCAATGAAAACGCCAACAAAGACAGTAAAGTGATCCCGACCCAGCGCGACCTGCTGGCCGGTATCGTCGCCAAACACTATGCCCGTCAGCATCTGCTGCCGCGCGACGTGGTCTCGGCGCACGAGCGCGGTGAAATTCACTACCACGATCTCGACTATTCGCCGTTCTTCCCGATGTTCAACTGCATGCTAATCGACCTGAAGGGCATGCTGACCCACGGTTTTAAAATGGGTAACGCCGAGATTGAACCGCCAAAATCAATCTCCACGGCCACCGCGGTCACCGCGCAGATTATCGCCCAGGTCGCCAGCCATATTTATGGCGGCACCACGATTAACCGCATTGATGAAGTGCTGGCCCCGTTCGTGACGGCAAGCTTCAACAAGCATCGTAAAACGGCCGAAGAGTGGCAGATCCCGGACGCCGACGGCTACGCGCACTCCCGCACCGAGAAAGAGTGCTACGACGCCTTCCAGTCGCTGGAGTATGAGGTGAACACGCTGCACACCGCCAACGGCCAGACGCCGTTTGTGACCTTCGGGTTTGGTCTGGGCACCAGCTGGGAATCTCGCCTGATCCAGCAGTCCATCCTGCGCAACCGCATTTCCGGCCTCGGCAAGAACCGCAAAACGGCGGTGTTCCCGAAACTGGTATTCGCTATCCGCGACGGCCTGAACCACAAGTTTGGCGATCCGAACTACGACATTAAACAGCTGGCGCTGGAATGCGCAAGCAAGCGCATGTATCCGGACATCCTGAACTACGATCAGGTCGTCAAAGTCACCGGTTCGTTTAAAACGCCAATGGGCTGCCGCAGCTTCCTCGGCGTGTACGAAGATGAAAACGGCGAGCAGATCCACGACGGGCGTAACAACCTGGGCGTGATCAGCCTCAACCTGCCGCGCATCGCGCTGGAGGCGAAAGGTAATGAAGCTGAATTCTGGACGCTGCTGGACGAGCGCCTGCAGCTGGCGCGTAAGGCGCTGATGACCCGCATCGCGCGCCTGGAAGGGGTCAAAGCCCGCGTCGCGCCGATCCTCTATATGGAAGGGGCCTGCGGCGTGCGTCTGAAAGCGGACGATGACGTGTCTGAGATCTTCAAAAACGGTCGCGCGTCCATTTCGCTGGGCTATATCGGTATTCACGAAACCATTAACGCATTGGCTGGCGATACGCATATGTACGACAGCGAGGCCCTGCGCGAAAAAGGCATCGCCATCGTTCAGCGCCTGCGCGACGCGGTTGACCAGTGGAAAGAGGAGACCGGCTACGGCTTTAGCCTCTACAGCACGCCGAGCGAGAACCTGTGCGACCGCTTCTGCCGTCTGGACACCGCCGAGTTCGGGATCGTGGAAGGCGTGACCGACAAAGGGTATTACACCAACAGCTTCCACCTCGACGTGGAGAAAAAGGTGAATCCGTACGACAAGATCGACTTCGAAGCGGCGTATCCACCGATCGCCAGCGGCGGCTTCATCTGCTACGGCGAGTACCCGAACATTCAGCACAACCTGAAGGCGCTGGAAGACGTGTGGGATTACAGCTATCAGCACGTGCCGTATTACGGGACCAACACGCCAATCGACGAGTGCTACGAGTGCGGCTTTACCGGTGAGTTTGAGTGTACGAGCAAAGGCTTTACCTGCCCGAAATGCGGCAACCACGATGCGGCTCGCGTCTCCGTGACCCGTCGCGTGTGCGGCTATCTCGGCAGCCCGGACGCGCGTCCGTTTAACGCCGGCAAGCAGGAAGAGGTGAAGCGTCGCGTGAAGCATTTGGGGAATGGGCAGATCGGGTAA
- the treB gene encoding PTS trehalose transporter subunit IIBC — MSKVKQADIDRLIVLVGGRENIATVSHCITRLRFVLNDPAKANPKAIEELSMVKGCFTNAGQFQVVIGTEVGDYYQALLATTGHSSADKEQAKKAARQNMKWHEQLISHFAEIFFPLLPALISGGLILGFRNVIGDVPMSDGKTLAQMYPALKTVYDFLWLIGEAIFFYLPVGICWSAVRKMGGTPILGIVLGVTLVSPQLMNAYLLGQQVPEVWNFGLFTIAKVGYQAQVIPALLAGLALGFIETRLKRIVPDYLYLVVVPVCSLILAVFLAHAFIGPFGRMIGDGVAFAVRHLMTGSFAPIGAALFGFLYAPLVITGVHQTTLAIDMQMIQSLGGTPVWPIIALSNIAQASAVTGIIIVSRKHNEREISVPAAISAYLGVTEPAMYGINLKYRFPMLCAMIGSGLAGLVCGLNGVMANGIGVGGLPGILSIQPAYWQVFALAMAIAIIVPMALTTVVYQRKFRQGSLQIV; from the coding sequence ATGAGTAAAGTCAAACAAGCAGATATCGATCGGCTGATCGTCCTGGTCGGCGGCCGCGAAAACATCGCTACCGTCAGCCATTGCATTACCCGCCTGCGCTTCGTGCTGAACGATCCGGCCAAAGCCAACCCGAAAGCCATTGAAGAACTTTCCATGGTCAAAGGCTGCTTCACCAACGCCGGGCAGTTCCAGGTCGTTATTGGTACCGAAGTGGGCGATTACTATCAGGCTCTGCTGGCGACAACCGGGCACTCCTCCGCCGATAAAGAGCAGGCGAAGAAGGCCGCGCGCCAGAATATGAAGTGGCACGAGCAGCTGATTTCCCACTTCGCGGAAATTTTCTTCCCGCTGCTGCCCGCGCTGATCAGCGGGGGCTTAATCTTAGGCTTCCGTAACGTCATCGGCGATGTGCCGATGAGCGACGGCAAAACGCTGGCGCAGATGTATCCGGCGCTGAAAACCGTTTACGATTTCCTGTGGCTGATTGGCGAGGCGATCTTCTTCTATCTGCCGGTCGGGATTTGCTGGTCCGCGGTGCGCAAGATGGGCGGCACGCCGATTCTCGGTATCGTGCTGGGCGTCACGCTGGTCTCTCCACAGTTAATGAACGCTTACTTACTTGGTCAGCAAGTGCCTGAGGTGTGGAACTTCGGCCTGTTTACCATCGCCAAAGTGGGCTATCAGGCGCAGGTCATTCCGGCCCTGCTGGCGGGGCTGGCGCTGGGCTTTATTGAAACGCGACTGAAGCGCATCGTGCCGGATTACCTCTATCTGGTGGTGGTGCCGGTCTGCTCGCTGATTCTGGCGGTGTTCCTGGCGCATGCCTTTATCGGTCCGTTTGGCCGCATGATTGGCGACGGCGTAGCCTTCGCGGTGCGTCACCTGATGACCGGCAGCTTCGCCCCAATCGGTGCCGCGCTGTTTGGCTTCCTGTACGCCCCGCTGGTGATCACCGGCGTGCATCAGACCACGCTGGCCATTGATATGCAGATGATCCAGAGCCTCGGCGGCACGCCGGTCTGGCCGATTATCGCCCTGTCTAACATTGCTCAGGCGTCCGCGGTGACCGGCATCATCATCGTCAGCCGCAAGCACAACGAACGCGAGATCTCCGTTCCGGCGGCCATCTCCGCCTACCTCGGCGTCACCGAACCGGCGATGTACGGTATCAACCTGAAATACCGTTTCCCGATGCTCTGCGCGATGATCGGTTCCGGTCTGGCGGGCCTGGTGTGTGGTCTGAACGGCGTGATGGCGAACGGGATTGGCGTCGGCGGCCTGCCGGGCATTCTCTCCATCCAGCCGGCTTACTGGCAGGTGTTTGCCCTGGCGATGGCCATCGCGATTATCGTCCCTATGGCGCTCACCACCGTGGTTTACCAGCGTAAGTTCCGTCAGGGCTCGCTGCAGATTGTTTAA